A window of Roseiflexus castenholzii DSM 13941 genomic DNA:
TCGGGTGCTGCCGGCGCCGGTTCTGCCGGATGGGTTCATCTTGCGCCCGATTAATGGCATGCGCGAGGTGCAGGAGTATGTCGCACTGCACCGCGCTGCGTTCGGCACCGCCGATATGACGATTGAATGGCGCAAACGCACCCTGTGCATGCCGCAGTACATCCCGGAACTCGATGTCGTCGCAGTTGCGCCAGATGGACGCCTGGCAGCGTTCTGCATCTGCTGGCTCGGGCCGAAAGAAGGTGAGGGGTACATCGAGCCGCTCGGCGTCCATCCCGACTTCGCCGGGCTGGGACTTGGGCGTGCTGTGCTGCTCGAAGGATTGTGGCGATTGCAGGCGCACGGTGCGATGATTGCGCTGATCGATCGGTACGAAGGGGATGAGAGCGCCCGCGCTTTGTACGAGTCGCTCGGATTCCGCACGCATGTGCGGACGGTGACGTATACGCGCCGTTTTTATGTTCTGCAGAAATCTGTGTGAGTG
This region includes:
- a CDS encoding GNAT family N-acetyltransferase → MIITIRPFTGAADIERMIELAQTFPDQCLRAVDLPYRLASWTLDNSRNASLWEDESGGLLGFAVIQLPWHSLDTCAHPAACEAGIEELMLVWATERAQEIVDQTNRALTLYVDALEYDLDRVALLAAHGFAPDYPSMIRMARSLDRVLPAPVLPDGFILRPINGMREVQEYVALHRAAFGTADMTIEWRKRTLCMPQYIPELDVVAVAPDGRLAAFCICWLGPKEGEGYIEPLGVHPDFAGLGLGRAVLLEGLWRLQAHGAMIALIDRYEGDESARALYESLGFRTHVRTVTYTRRFYVLQKSV